In Leptolyngbya sp. O-77, the genomic window CCGCCGCAACGCTTCAGCCGATCGCTCAGTCGGAACATAACCCTGCACCGCATCAGGCTTATCTAAATCTCTCTCTAGGTTGACGGATCGGTAGTAGCGGCGGTGTAGCTCAAAGTAAGTTGCAAGCGTCTTATGGGTCATCTTACTCACCTTGCTCACCTTCCCGTTCGCGGAGCGTCTCCAGAGGAGAACCGATAATACCCATCTAAGATAGCCGCTGCTAGGCTCAGTGGCTCCCCTTCAAAGGAAAATTGCAGCTTTCCGGCAGCATCAGACAGTCGAATTTGCTCCCATCGTCGAGCCATCACCTCGATCGCGTTGCAGATGGCGCTCTCAGTCAGCTTAAACACGAGTCCTGGGCTGCCGAGGTCGTAGAGCAAATTGGCAATGGGCATCGTTTTAGCAGGGCTACCCGTTCGAGCATGGTGCTGTAAGCAGGCATAGACTACCACTTCTGGCGGCAAGTTGGGTTTCTGTCCAACGCGAAATAGATAGTGCCGCGAGTCCCCTGCGGTGTGAATCAACCCTAGTTCCGTAAAGGGGCAATCCAGTGAATCTTCGCTGACTTGAGCCTTACCACTGGGTTGCACAACATACATCCGCAAAATGCAGCTCACATCCTTTCTGAGTGAAGACTCAGAAATACGGGGGGCTTCGCGATCGCGGTACTCACAAAGCTGGTAGAACAAATCTTCAGTCGTAAACTCGACCTGACGAAAATAATTGAAGGCAACATCCCAGGCAGTTGCCAAGTTAGGCGCTTCTAGCAATTTCCAGTGCAGCAGCCAAAGGGAGGCAGGATCTTCTAGATAAGAGTCCCAACCTTCCTGCCCTAAGAGTTGGTGACCAAATTCTGTCGGCTGGTCATCCTTCAGCAGCTTAAAGGCAGAACACCAGTACCGAATGGAGCGCACCATGTTCTTTCCCACGCCGAGCCGAACAGGGGCATCCTCCCTTAAGAAAATCTCTGAATCGATAGAGGCACGATCAAAACCCTTCTTCAACCAACCAAAGCGGGGATGAAACGTTTCATGACGAGCAAAGACGATGGCTTTAGAATTGCCATTGGTCTCTGTGTTGCGATTCGCTTGCTCTACCGCCATAATTTTATAGAACGAATGTACCCATTTTCTACGATTCAGAGCGTACTGGAAAGCCCCAGCCATAGCGTGCATCTATTATGCTACTCCATATATAGGGGGAGGAGCTTAATTGTCCTTAATTAATAGGGATTACGCAGAATAATGAAGCACACAAAGTGATCAACCGTTTAAGGTCAGTAGCATAATGGGTTCAAATTGCGACTTAGGCAGATGAAGTCTTTTGCGGATGTTTTGTAGCCTTGATGACTTTAGTGCGATCGCCATTACCTGCCAACGCAGCAAGGTGGGTAAGCTTCTGCCGGATGCTTTATACGTCCACGTCTCAGCCCTAGAATCACTAGACCCGCTTCTTCAAGAGTATGAGAGTGCAGCAAGGGAAATTGCTGCCCGCCCAGAAGGGATCACACTCGTTAAGTTCAATCTGGAAAAGCCAAGCATCTCCTATCTCTCATACCCAGAGTTTGATAGCGATCCCCACCCTGCCCTTCAGTCCAGCATTCAGGTGAACCTGCAAAGCCGTGAGGTGAACTATCGAGATTACGGTGAGGCAGGCAACCCTTTTATTCTTCACAGAAAAGAAACCTTTGTTACGACTGATTATCCCCACTACCAGCAGTTCGCTGCCCTCACTCGTCAAGAAGAAGCTCTAGGACTATTGGATAATCCGAAGGCGATCGGGACGCGGTTGGCTTGGGAGGAACGCTTAGCCCAATTTAAGGTGGCGTTTCAAGGACATACGCTGGTTCATCGCTCTCTACTGAATTCTCGTTCTTCTCAGGTCAAGATCGATCGCCACAAAGCAGCCATCAGCCGCAACGACTTCTCTAAACCTGTACGTCTGGCATTAGAGGCAGGGCTGCTGAACCAGACCACAACCTTCTTTGACTACGGATGTGGGCAGGGCGGAGACCTGGAACGGGTGGGCAAACTGGGCTACAAGAGCGCAGGTTGGGACCCCTACTACCGTCCAGATTCTCCCCTAGTGGCTGCGGATGTCGTGAACTTGGGATACGTCATTAACGTCATTGAATCTCAGGCAGAGCGGCGCGAGGCTTTGATTAAAGCCTGGGAGCTAACCAGGCAGGTGCTCATTGTCGCTGCCCAGGTTCTCATCGCGCAGGGGAATAGCCAGATTGCCTACGGGGATGGGGTAATCACAAGTCGCAATACTTTTCAGAAGTATTACGACCAGGAAGAACTAAAGATTTACATTGACCAGGTGCTTGGGGTCGATGCAGTTCCAGCAGCATTAGGGATCTACTTTGTTTTTCGAGACGAGTCCCAGGCTCAGACTTTTCGGGCCTCCCGATTTCGATCGCGTGTCTCTGTGCCCAAAGTTCAACTGGCGAATAAGCGGTTTGAGGATTACAAAGAACTGCTCACTCCGTTGATGGCATTTTTTACGGAGCGGGGACGACTACCAACCCTAGAGGAACTGCCTGAGACAGAAGCCCTCAATACCGAATTTGGTAATTTGCGACGGGCATTCCAGATCGTCCTACAAGCCACAAACCCACAGGAATGGGATGAGATTAGCGATCGCCGCCGTCAGGACTTGCTGGTTTATCTAGCGTTAAGCCATTTTGGTCGTCGTCCCAAGCTGCGGGACTTGACACCTGTGGTTCAGAACGACATCAAAAGTCTATTCGGTGGCTATCAGCAAGCCTGTGCTGCGGCAGATTTGATGCTGATGAGTTTGGGCAATCTGGAAGTCATCGAGAAACGTTGCAAGAGTAGTGCGATCGGGCAGAGGCGACCGAATTCGCTGTGGGTGCATGTGTCGGCGATCGAGGCACTTGACCCGCTGCTCAGGCTTTACGAGGGTTGCGCTTCTCGCACGATCGGTCGCCCCCAAGAAGCCAATGTCGTCAAGTTCCACTTCCGTAAACCCAAGATTTCTTACCTGTTCTACCCCAATTTTGACACCGACCCTCATCCTGCCCTGCACACTAGTATGGAGATCGACCTGCGAGATCTCCGCGTTCATTACCAGGATTATGACCCCAACGATAACCCACCCCTGCTGCACCAAAAAGATTCAATAGTGACAGCCGACTATCCGCTCTATGAGAAGTTCGCGAAGCTGACCCGGCAGGAGGAAGGGTGGGGTTTGCTGGATGATTTGCGCCTGATTTATGACACTCGTGGCTGGCAGAAATGCCTAGAGGAGCATTGTGCTGAATTAAAGGGGCATCGTGTGGTGTGGCGAAAAGATGCTGATCCCTATCGGGTGAAGTTGGTGCGATCGGCTATCCAAGCAAAGCAAACAGGGCGAAAGAATGAGGAAGAATAATGCTTGAGCTAGAGAGAATTCAGTCGCTTGCTCAGTCCTACTCACCTCAGGAGCTATTTGCGGCTCTAGTCTGGCAACGTCGGTTTAACGAATTTGATGGACAAGAAGTAATCACAGATCTCACTAACCATCACCATCTGTGGAAAAGTTTTCTTTTTACTAAGCCCATCTATGCGCCAGATAAAGATGGATTGAGTTTTAATGGAGTGCTTGAAACGCTACTGGCAATGGCAAACTATCGTCCAATGCCAAAATCAAGCATCATTCACTTTGTTCCTTATCCAGCAGACACACTGTATGTCTTAACAGAAAACCGAGACACGACGGTAGCTCAATTAATGGATTTGGGAAAGAAGTGGCGAGCAGATTGTGTAGATGTGTGTGATGGCACGAATGCTGAGGAGACTGAAGATTGGGAATTTCGAGACTATGTATCACTTCGTCTCCGCAAAGCTTTATGGAGTGAAGACTTGAAACGCGATCAAGATGCTGTGATCATCTCTTATTGGTGGGATTAAGATATGTACCGTTCTTTAATTACACAATGGATTCGTAAACTACGTTCTCGGCGTAGTCAAGGTGGAGAATTTAAATATAAACCTCTTTTAGTTCTAGCTGTTCTAGAGATCTTAGATAGAGAGCCTGAACATCCAAACTCTTGGAACAATAATACTTGCCATTTCGATTTTTCTCATGTGCCATGTGCTGATCCCGGCTTGGGTCAACCCGACCATTCTTGATGCCTATCTCTGGGTCTTTCTGAGCCAGAAACCGTTTCAAATCCCTTGAAAGGACATCGAGCATGAACCCATGCTGCCCTAACCGATAGACAAACCCACCGCCCAACGACTGTCCCAATTTCTCATATCGCATTCCCACCCCAAACATTGCCATCTGTAAGGCTTGCCGCAGTTGAGAATAGGAAAATCGCCAACTGCCATGATGGGGAGGGTTTTCTGACTGATAGTCAATGATCTCCGCCCACTGTTGCAGTGTGGAGGCATCAAGCCCATCGAGACTGGTGAACGTTGGTGCGCCGAACGTGTGGGATAATGCCTGCCACCACAACTGTTCTGGTGCAAGGGCAGCGGCGGCAACAGCAGGTGCGGTAGCACGTATCGCCTCTACAACTCACCCTCGAAGAATTTGGCTCAGTAATCGACGAAAATATTCCTTCGATAGCTTGACAAAACTTGACGGAAGCGAATCTTGGAAAAGTTGTCCAAAATTCCAGGCGCAATCTCACTCACCCACTAAGCCTTCTACTTTCTAGGGCGTGTCATCAATTAAGCCAAGTCAGGGCAGCCGCCATGTAAATTGCACTCAGAAACGTCTCGGCTAACTTGTCATAGCGTGTCGCAATCGCTCTGTACTGCTTGAGTTTGGCAAAGAAGTTCTCAATTAAGTGCCGCGCTTTGTATAGCTCCTTGTCGTATTCACGCGGTGTCTTGCGGTTTCGCTTGGGCGGAATCACAGCCGTCTTGCCCTGTTGTTGGAGTCGCTCAATCACCCGTTGGTCTGCGTCATATCCTTTGTCAGCCAGGACTGTATCAGCTTGAATGTTCTCTAGCAGCACATCAGCCCCATCAAGGTCACAGGTCTGCCCGGGTGTGAGGTGAAAGCCTGTCGGATTGCCCAGTGCATCGACAGTCGCATGAATCTTGGTGCTCAATCCCCCTTTACTACGACCAATGGCTTGGGCAT contains:
- a CDS encoding DNA phosphorothioation-associated putative methyltransferase; this translates as MFCSLDDFSAIAITCQRSKVGKLLPDALYVHVSALESLDPLLQEYESAAREIAARPEGITLVKFNLEKPSISYLSYPEFDSDPHPALQSSIQVNLQSREVNYRDYGEAGNPFILHRKETFVTTDYPHYQQFAALTRQEEALGLLDNPKAIGTRLAWEERLAQFKVAFQGHTLVHRSLLNSRSSQVKIDRHKAAISRNDFSKPVRLALEAGLLNQTTTFFDYGCGQGGDLERVGKLGYKSAGWDPYYRPDSPLVAADVVNLGYVINVIESQAERREALIKAWELTRQVLIVAAQVLIAQGNSQIAYGDGVITSRNTFQKYYDQEELKIYIDQVLGVDAVPAALGIYFVFRDESQAQTFRASRFRSRVSVPKVQLANKRFEDYKELLTPLMAFFTERGRLPTLEELPETEALNTEFGNLRRAFQIVLQATNPQEWDEISDRRRQDLLVYLALSHFGRRPKLRDLTPVVQNDIKSLFGGYQQACAAADLMLMSLGNLEVIEKRCKSSAIGQRRPNSLWVHVSAIEALDPLLRLYEGCASRTIGRPQEANVVKFHFRKPKISYLFYPNFDTDPHPALHTSMEIDLRDLRVHYQDYDPNDNPPLLHQKDSIVTADYPLYEKFAKLTRQEEGWGLLDDLRLIYDTRGWQKCLEEHCAELKGHRVVWRKDADPYRVKLVRSAIQAKQTGRKNEEE
- a CDS encoding DUF4007 family protein encodes the protein MAVEQANRNTETNGNSKAIVFARHETFHPRFGWLKKGFDRASIDSEIFLREDAPVRLGVGKNMVRSIRYWCSAFKLLKDDQPTEFGHQLLGQEGWDSYLEDPASLWLLHWKLLEAPNLATAWDVAFNYFRQVEFTTEDLFYQLCEYRDREAPRISESSLRKDVSCILRMYVVQPSGKAQVSEDSLDCPFTELGLIHTAGDSRHYLFRVGQKPNLPPEVVVYACLQHHARTGSPAKTMPIANLLYDLGSPGLVFKLTESAICNAIEVMARRWEQIRLSDAAGKLQFSFEGEPLSLAAAILDGYYRFSSGDAPRTGR
- a CDS encoding IS5 family transposase (programmed frameshift), translated to MTTRRYALRDDQWERLQDLLPGRAGAVGVTAKDNRLFVEAVLYRYRAGIPWRDLPERFGHFRKVHTRFRRWAKTGVWQRVFQVLSEDADNEYAMIDTTIVRAHQHSAGAKGGCQCQAIGRSKGGLSTKIHATVDALGNPTGFHLTPGQTCDLDGADVLLENIQADTVLADKGYDADQRVIERLQQQGKTAVIPPKRNRKTPREYDKELYKARHLIENFFAKLKQYRAIATRYDKLAETFLSAIYMAAALTWLN